The following coding sequences are from one Mycobacterium bourgelatii window:
- a CDS encoding PE domain-containing protein, translated as MSYLIAAPDLLATAAANVAGIESSIRAANLAALGPTSTLAAAAADEVSTAIAALFAAHAEEYRAISAQAAAFHARFVQALDGASLAYAAAEVASANPLQTVGDQVLGAINAPTNFFLGRPLIGNGADGTPGTGQNGGAGGILWGNGGNGGSGAPGSSGGRGGDAGLIGNGGVGGAGGINRGIGGNGGNGGLLWGNGGAGGAGGVGTITYGFGGLGGRALSFFGAPGANGEGGFGNGHFLFVPSDANALQALLATAPDENFLLIGTDGVNLARVLADPTGTPNFHELMSQGITSASTIIGHTTISNPSWTTIQTGVWSEIAGVTNNVFTPWTYADWPTVYTQLEGTFGDDINTAVIADWDVITNIAATGPFPADHIEYISQVPGDAHWEATTNLVGTQAQAAIMAADPNKGNFIFTYFTGVDVNGHEYGGDSPQYAHALRVIDANIGSRTNGTGLMGAIAAWESLHGESWDILVTTDHGHTGGDPLGAGHGFQSPLETASYLIWDQAGDMRNGWINNQWQIVSITPTILDQFGITPPAYMQGAPITSTAFDDYYFNPGSNLYSVLNQSFATQGYPDVPENINLSARTIAVTIPYLLYGQINNLLAVTPSFLQVPVSWLGSAVYQTFNIPAQIFVRFTGVTGNQIIPPDLNPFI; from the coding sequence GTGTCGTACCTAATTGCCGCACCGGATCTGTTGGCGACAGCAGCCGCGAATGTCGCGGGTATCGAGTCCTCGATTCGGGCGGCGAACCTGGCCGCGTTGGGTCCAACCAGCACGCTGGCCGCCGCCGCTGCGGACGAGGTATCGACGGCGATCGCGGCGTTGTTTGCCGCTCACGCAGAGGAATACCGCGCGATCAGCGCACAGGCGGCGGCGTTCCACGCGCGCTTCGTGCAGGCATTGGACGGTGCCAGCCTGGCCTATGCGGCCGCGGAGGTCGCGAGCGCCAATCCGCTGCAGACGGTCGGCGATCAGGTTCTGGGTGCGATCAATGCGCCGACGAACTTCTTCTTGGGACGCCCTTTGATCGGCAACGGCGCCGACGGGACGCCCGGCACCGGCCAAAACGGTGGTGCCGGCGGCATTCTCTGGGGCAACGGCGGCAATGGCGGCTCAGGTGCGCCGGGATCGAGCGGCGGGCGCGGCGGTGACGCCGGGTTGATCGGCAACGGTGGCGTCGGCGGTGCCGGCGGTATCAACCGCGGGATCGGCGGCAACGGCGGCAACGGTGGGTTGTTGTGGGGCAATGGCGGTGCCGGCGGCGCCGGAGGGGTCGGCACGATCACCTATGGGTTTGGCGGGCTCGGGGGCCGCGCCCTGTCCTTCTTTGGCGCACCGGGCGCCAACGGCGAAGGCGGGTTCGGCAACGGACACTTCCTGTTCGTGCCGTCCGACGCGAATGCCCTCCAAGCTCTGCTCGCGACGGCGCCCGACGAGAATTTCCTGTTGATCGGCACCGACGGCGTCAATCTGGCCAGAGTCCTCGCCGACCCCACCGGCACCCCGAACTTCCACGAACTGATGAGCCAGGGCATCACCTCGGCGTCGACGATCATTGGCCACACGACGATCTCCAACCCGTCTTGGACCACCATTCAGACTGGTGTGTGGAGCGAGATCGCTGGCGTGACCAACAACGTCTTCACCCCCTGGACCTATGCCGACTGGCCCACCGTGTACACGCAACTCGAGGGGACCTTCGGAGACGACATCAACACCGCTGTCATCGCGGACTGGGACGTCATCACCAACATCGCCGCTACCGGGCCGTTCCCCGCAGACCACATCGAGTACATCTCTCAGGTGCCGGGCGACGCGCACTGGGAAGCGACGACGAACCTGGTCGGCACTCAGGCCCAGGCCGCGATCATGGCCGCCGATCCAAACAAGGGCAATTTCATCTTCACCTACTTCACCGGTGTCGATGTCAACGGGCATGAATACGGTGGCGATTCACCGCAGTACGCGCACGCCCTTCGGGTCATCGACGCCAATATCGGGTCCCGGACCAACGGCACCGGCCTGATGGGGGCCATAGCCGCCTGGGAGTCCCTACACGGCGAATCATGGGACATACTTGTGACCACCGACCATGGGCACACCGGGGGAGACCCGCTCGGCGCCGGTCACGGTTTCCAATCACCCCTTGAGACCGCGAGTTATCTCATCTGGGATCAAGCGGGCGACATGAGAAACGGGTGGATCAACAACCAGTGGCAGATCGTCAGTATTACGCCGACGATCTTGGATCAATTCGGCATCACGCCGCCGGCGTACATGCAGGGCGCGCCCATAACGTCAACGGCTTTCGACGACTACTACTTCAATCCCGGTTCCAACCTGTACAGCGTGCTCAACCAGTCGTTCGCCACTCAGGGCTATCCCGACGTCCCGGAGAACATAAACCTGTCGGCGCGCACGATCGCGGTCACCATTCCCTACCTGTTGTACGGGCAGATAAACAATCTCCTCGCCGTGACGCCCAGTTTCCTACAGGTGCCGGTCTCGTGGCTCGGCTCGGCCGTCTACCAGACATTCAATATCCCGGCGCAGATCTTTGTCCGGTTCACCGGGGTGACCGGCAACCAGATCATCCCGCCGGACCTCAACCCATTCATCTGA
- a CDS encoding hemerythrin domain-containing protein, producing MSRRSLVGMSITAVGGIALSACDSPPPKDGEAGAPPEGELPVTPPEDLMNEHGLLKRILLIYREGIQRLQRGDPVPKQALNAGAEIIRTFIHDYHEHSEEQYVFPKLEQAGKLTDITAVLRTQHQRGRTVTDRVLSLTSGAGVSDQSQREALTQDLAAFIRMYEPHEAREDTVVFPALRDVVSPKEFRDMAEIFEDEEHRRFGPTGFEGMVAKVVDIEKSLGIYDLSQFTPA from the coding sequence ATGAGCCGGCGCAGCCTCGTTGGGATGTCAATAACGGCAGTCGGCGGTATCGCGTTGTCAGCATGCGACAGCCCCCCGCCCAAAGACGGCGAAGCCGGCGCACCGCCCGAAGGCGAGCTGCCCGTTACACCGCCGGAAGACTTGATGAACGAACACGGACTGCTCAAGCGCATATTGCTCATTTATAGGGAAGGAATCCAGCGCCTGCAGCGCGGGGACCCGGTTCCAAAGCAGGCCCTCAACGCGGGCGCGGAGATCATTCGAACTTTCATCCACGACTATCACGAACATTCGGAAGAGCAGTACGTCTTTCCCAAGCTCGAGCAGGCGGGCAAACTCACCGACATCACCGCGGTCTTGCGCACGCAGCACCAGCGGGGCCGCACCGTCACTGATCGCGTGCTGTCCCTTACCTCCGGTGCGGGCGTATCCGACCAGTCGCAACGAGAAGCACTGACACAGGACCTGGCGGCATTCATTCGGATGTATGAACCGCACGAGGCGCGCGAAGACACCGTCGTTTTTCCGGCGCTACGCGACGTAGTATCGCCCAAAGAGTTCCGCGACATGGCCGAAATCTTCGAAGACGAGGAGCATCGGCGTTTCGGCCCAACGGGTTTCGAAGGCATGGTCGCAAAGGTCGTCGATATTGAAAAGAGTCTCGGCATCTACGACCTGAGCCAATTCACCCCGGCGTGA
- a CDS encoding PadR family transcriptional regulator: MSQFLRGAVRLHILHHANIASIHGASMADELAGHGYKISPGTLYPTLHRMERDGLLTSRQEVVEGRARRVYDITDLGRQALTEERAALAELAAEILGHRQGR, encoded by the coding sequence ATGAGCCAGTTCCTACGCGGTGCAGTGCGGTTGCACATACTGCACCATGCGAATATCGCGTCGATCCACGGCGCATCCATGGCCGACGAACTTGCCGGCCATGGCTACAAGATCTCGCCGGGCACGCTCTACCCAACGCTGCACCGCATGGAAAGAGATGGCCTGTTGACCTCCCGGCAAGAGGTGGTGGAAGGTCGCGCCCGCCGGGTCTATGACATCACCGACCTGGGGCGGCAGGCACTAACCGAGGAGCGCGCCGCACTTGCCGAACTGGCTGCTGAGATCCTCGGCCACCGGCAGGGGCGTTAA
- a CDS encoding DoxX family protein has protein sequence MAEEVSWRNRLTATTAPAAVLLIRLYVGAVFASEGILKFLRPDTLGTGRFEKAGIPAPGFFAYLDGVAEITCGVLLLIGLLTRLVAIPMIVNMIGALTITKLPILWGNAALFPAKSGWWDFSHEARLDLAQLCGSIFLLIVGAGALSLDKHLSRRGTS, from the coding sequence ATGGCCGAAGAAGTGTCGTGGCGTAATCGCTTGACCGCGACCACCGCGCCGGCCGCAGTGCTGCTGATCCGGTTGTACGTCGGCGCGGTGTTCGCCAGTGAGGGAATATTGAAATTTCTGCGGCCGGACACTCTTGGCACCGGACGCTTCGAGAAGGCCGGCATTCCAGCACCCGGCTTCTTCGCCTACCTCGACGGCGTTGCCGAAATCACCTGCGGCGTATTGCTTCTTATCGGGCTACTGACGCGGCTCGTCGCCATTCCGATGATCGTCAACATGATCGGCGCGCTGACGATCACCAAGTTGCCGATACTGTGGGGCAACGCCGCGTTATTTCCAGCCAAGAGCGGGTGGTGGGACTTCAGCCACGAAGCTCGCCTCGACCTCGCTCAACTATGCGGCAGCATTTTCCTGCTGATCGTCGGCGCGGGCGCCCTCTCCCTGGACAAGCACTTGTCGCGACGCGGGACCAGTTAG
- a CDS encoding aldehyde dehydrogenase family protein: protein MTSSVKVRFESKMMIDGKLVDGQAGTFTNINPATEEPLGEVADASKEDMHRAIDAARRAFDETDWSTNRELRKRCLLQLHDAIEAEKEELREELILEVGSPRAITFGPQLDAPLQDGLKYPARLIDEYAWETDLEDRVVSLTGANTSIKIFREPVGVVGAIVPWNFPFEVTINKLGQALATGNTVVLKPAPNTPYNATRLGRLIAEKTDIPAGVVNVVTASDHFVGEELTLSPKVDLISFTGSTVVGKRIMEKGAATMKRLFLELGGKSATIVLEDADFGMACAIGIAPCMHAGQGCANPTRLLLPRSRYDEGVAILKSIYENVTCGDPQDPGTLCGPVISEKQRERVMGYIRKGVEEGATALVGGPDAPTGFDKGYYVRPTLFTDVDNKMTIAQEEIFGPVLAVIPFDDEEDAIRIANDSMYGLAGNVMSGSVEHSLAVARRIRAGFMSANGGAPYGADVPFGGYKYSGVGRQNGVAGFDQYTEIKSVGYPAG from the coding sequence ATGACAAGTAGTGTAAAGGTGCGGTTCGAGTCGAAGATGATGATCGACGGCAAGCTCGTCGACGGCCAAGCCGGCACCTTCACCAACATCAATCCGGCCACCGAGGAGCCGCTCGGCGAGGTGGCCGACGCGTCGAAGGAGGACATGCACCGGGCCATCGACGCCGCCCGGCGCGCCTTCGATGAGACCGACTGGTCGACCAACCGCGAGTTGCGCAAGCGCTGTCTGCTCCAGCTGCACGATGCGATCGAGGCCGAGAAGGAAGAACTGCGCGAGGAGCTCATCCTCGAAGTGGGCTCGCCCCGGGCCATCACCTTCGGCCCGCAACTGGACGCGCCGCTGCAGGACGGGCTGAAGTACCCGGCCAGGCTGATCGATGAGTACGCATGGGAGACCGACCTCGAGGACCGGGTGGTCAGCCTCACCGGCGCCAACACCAGCATCAAGATATTTCGTGAGCCGGTCGGCGTGGTCGGGGCTATCGTGCCGTGGAACTTCCCGTTCGAGGTCACCATCAACAAGCTCGGCCAGGCGCTGGCCACCGGCAACACGGTGGTGCTCAAGCCGGCGCCCAACACCCCGTACAACGCGACTCGCCTGGGCCGGTTGATCGCGGAGAAGACCGACATCCCGGCCGGTGTCGTCAACGTGGTGACCGCGTCGGATCACTTTGTGGGCGAGGAGCTTACGCTGTCGCCGAAGGTTGACCTGATCTCGTTCACCGGCTCGACGGTGGTCGGCAAGCGAATCATGGAAAAGGGCGCGGCGACCATGAAGCGGCTCTTCCTCGAGCTTGGTGGTAAATCGGCCACCATCGTCTTGGAGGATGCCGACTTCGGGATGGCCTGTGCGATCGGCATTGCGCCGTGCATGCACGCCGGTCAGGGTTGTGCGAACCCGACACGGCTGCTGCTGCCGCGGTCGCGCTACGACGAGGGCGTCGCGATCCTGAAGAGCATCTACGAGAACGTCACCTGCGGCGACCCGCAAGACCCCGGAACGCTTTGCGGCCCAGTGATTTCAGAGAAGCAGCGCGAGCGGGTGATGGGTTACATCCGCAAGGGCGTCGAAGAGGGCGCCACGGCGCTGGTCGGCGGACCCGACGCACCCACCGGGTTCGACAAGGGCTACTACGTCCGGCCAACGCTTTTCACCGACGTCGACAACAAGATGACCATCGCCCAAGAGGAAATCTTCGGCCCGGTGTTGGCCGTCATCCCCTTCGACGATGAGGAGGACGCCATCCGCATCGCCAATGACAGCATGTACGGACTGGCCGGCAACGTGATGTCCGGTTCGGTGGAGCATTCGCTGGCGGTGGCCCGTCGAATCAGGGCCGGCTTCATGAGCGCCAACGGCGGCGCTCCGTACGGTGCCGACGTGCCCTTTGGCGGCTACAAGTACAGCGGAGTGGGACGGCAGAACGGTGTGGCCGGCTTCGACCAGTACACCGAGATCAAGTCGGTGGGCTATCCGGCGGGGTAA
- a CDS encoding cytochrome P450 translates to MVQLFDDLEDFGAFDDAISGDVRDPYTELARLRREEPVQRLETSGALPHEESLPMFIVYRHEDIQQMLRDNETFSSAAVIAAFGPVLGEGVMLGMDEPVHGRLRGLVSKAFSQKSLARWQDELVARVANSLIDKFAPNGKADLVKEFTFDYPSQIIAGLLGLPEEDYPQFQRWSISLLSWLMNPERGLAASAALCEYFAPILEARRAEPKDDLISALGQAEIDGEKLADEEIYSFLRLLLPAGVETTYRSLGSLLLALLSNPDQLAAIRQDRSLLPQAIEEGVRWEAPLLTITRVATRDTELGGVKIPAGATVMPMLGSANRQEDRYPDPDTFDIFRQPKSNLSWGHGVHVCLGMHLARLEMRTAINLLLDRLPNLRLDPDGDDPHVRGQVFRSPTSLPVLFDPQ, encoded by the coding sequence TTGGTACAGCTTTTCGACGACCTGGAGGACTTCGGCGCCTTCGACGACGCGATCTCCGGTGACGTGCGTGACCCGTACACCGAGTTGGCGCGACTGCGTCGCGAGGAACCCGTGCAACGACTGGAGACGTCCGGGGCGCTGCCGCACGAGGAGTCGCTGCCGATGTTCATCGTGTATCGCCACGAGGACATCCAGCAGATGTTGCGCGACAACGAAACCTTCTCCTCGGCCGCGGTCATCGCGGCGTTCGGGCCGGTACTTGGCGAAGGCGTCATGCTCGGCATGGACGAGCCGGTTCACGGCCGGCTGCGGGGGCTGGTGTCAAAGGCGTTCTCGCAGAAGTCATTAGCGCGCTGGCAGGACGAACTGGTCGCGCGGGTGGCCAACAGCCTCATCGACAAGTTCGCGCCCAACGGCAAGGCGGACCTGGTCAAGGAGTTCACCTTCGACTATCCGAGCCAGATCATCGCCGGCCTGCTGGGCCTACCGGAAGAGGATTATCCCCAGTTCCAACGCTGGTCAATCTCGCTGCTCAGCTGGCTGATGAATCCGGAACGCGGCCTTGCCGCTTCGGCGGCACTGTGCGAGTACTTCGCTCCGATCCTCGAGGCCCGTCGCGCCGAACCGAAAGACGACCTGATCAGCGCGCTGGGTCAAGCCGAAATCGACGGCGAGAAACTCGCGGACGAGGAAATCTACTCGTTCCTGCGGCTGTTGTTGCCCGCCGGGGTGGAGACGACCTATCGGTCATTGGGAAGTCTGCTGCTGGCGCTGCTGTCGAATCCCGATCAGTTGGCAGCGATTCGCCAAGACCGGTCGCTGCTGCCGCAAGCCATCGAGGAGGGTGTGCGGTGGGAGGCGCCACTGCTGACGATCACCCGGGTGGCCACCCGCGACACCGAACTCGGTGGAGTCAAGATCCCCGCGGGCGCCACCGTGATGCCAATGCTGGGTTCGGCGAACCGGCAAGAGGATCGCTATCCCGATCCCGACACCTTTGACATCTTCCGGCAGCCCAAGTCGAACCTCAGCTGGGGGCACGGCGTGCACGTCTGCCTCGGCATGCACCTGGCCCGGCTGGAAATGCGCACCGCGATCAATCTCCTGCTGGACCGGTTGCCGAATCTGCGGCTCGATCCCGACGGAGACGACCCACATGTCCGCGGGCAGGTGTTCCGGTCTCCGACGTCGCTACCCGTGTTGTTCGACCCTCAGTAA
- a CDS encoding SDR family oxidoreductase: MSEPRSVVITGASRGLGFASTVRLYREGWRVVAAMRNPDNALPLLREATGATPDDARLIGVQLDVTDPASIAAAAKAIEEAVGAPYALVHNAGISAAGMVEETDMALWQRMFATHVTGPVALTQALLPAMRAAGEGRIVLVASAAGVRGQPGTAPYSAAKGAMERWGESMACEIAPFGLGVTILVAGTYDTDIITDAGTTDDRNFNGPYARLHQTMNTRGRFAVSFARKPEKFTDALVKALADEKPFRRRAVGPDAAMLLASNRILPAAGMHHMSRAVLGIPRQGSMRGGAWPLTTGQRAMVLAARVLPQSVLQRLAALAARKSTKTEKD, from the coding sequence ATGAGTGAGCCACGCAGCGTCGTCATCACCGGCGCGTCGCGCGGACTGGGTTTCGCCTCGACCGTGCGCCTGTACCGCGAAGGTTGGCGGGTTGTCGCGGCGATGCGCAACCCCGACAACGCACTTCCGCTGCTGCGGGAGGCGACCGGCGCAACGCCCGATGATGCCCGGCTGATCGGCGTGCAACTCGACGTGACCGACCCCGCATCGATCGCCGCGGCGGCAAAGGCAATCGAAGAAGCCGTCGGCGCACCTTACGCACTGGTGCACAACGCCGGGATCTCCGCCGCCGGAATGGTGGAAGAGACGGATATGGCGTTGTGGCAGAGGATGTTCGCCACTCACGTCACGGGTCCGGTCGCGCTTACGCAGGCGTTACTGCCGGCGATGCGGGCGGCGGGGGAGGGGCGCATCGTGTTGGTGGCCAGCGCGGCCGGGGTGCGGGGTCAGCCGGGAACCGCACCCTATTCGGCGGCCAAGGGAGCGATGGAACGCTGGGGCGAATCCATGGCGTGCGAGATCGCACCGTTCGGTCTCGGCGTCACCATATTGGTGGCGGGCACTTACGACACCGACATCATCACCGACGCCGGCACTACCGACGATCGCAACTTCAACGGCCCGTATGCCCGGCTGCACCAAACAATGAACACCCGTGGGCGGTTCGCGGTGAGTTTCGCCCGTAAACCCGAGAAGTTCACGGACGCCCTTGTCAAGGCTTTGGCTGACGAGAAACCGTTCCGCCGGCGTGCGGTGGGTCCGGATGCCGCAATGCTGTTGGCGTCCAACCGGATTCTCCCGGCGGCGGGCATGCACCACATGTCCCGGGCCGTGCTGGGCATACCCAGGCAGGGGTCGATGCGCGGCGGCGCATGGCCGCTGACCACGGGGCAGCGGGCGATGGTGCTTGCCGCGCGCGTTCTTCCGCAGTCGGTGCTGCAGCGATTGGCGGCGCTGGCGGCGCGAAAGTCGACCAAGACGGAGAAAGACTAG
- a CDS encoding spirocyclase AveC family protein, which produces MTTAQTSPPAKPPEVTPTAGRRKGVLVAVWVAVAIALLGVIAFFAQKGATSDRIRNPEVTGAPRPVEPLFGYHHWLELFQIFTIVSMSIIIVVYVIAWRKHGPHPVLLMGIVTTLIVWQDPIMNWAPFAVYNPELWHWPVDWPLVSISPTVEPFLVIGYIMFYLGPYFPGIAILRRIQARRPVDSFVWRHPLISLALIILPLGIIIDAMLEVTLVRTGFYIYSQVPPLGSVFVGETYQFPFIWETVMVTFVMVPAGVLLYRDDTGRTVAEKLAQRVRIFPNRPALGMFVVMFVLINLAYFAYGTGFAILKWTRTSTSVACPWPYPEAKVYDPQGFYEQNGQPGPYSVGIWSTYMSAQPNGRPTVQLGEKSDRCAPKQ; this is translated from the coding sequence ATGACCACAGCCCAGACGAGTCCGCCCGCCAAGCCGCCCGAAGTCACCCCGACCGCTGGGCGGCGGAAGGGCGTGTTAGTGGCGGTTTGGGTTGCCGTCGCGATTGCGCTGCTTGGGGTTATCGCTTTCTTCGCGCAAAAGGGTGCGACCTCGGATCGGATCCGCAATCCCGAGGTGACGGGGGCGCCGCGTCCGGTCGAACCGCTGTTCGGCTACCACCACTGGCTGGAGCTGTTCCAGATCTTCACGATCGTCTCGATGTCCATCATCATCGTGGTGTACGTCATCGCCTGGCGAAAGCACGGGCCACATCCGGTGCTGCTGATGGGAATCGTGACGACGCTGATCGTCTGGCAAGACCCGATCATGAACTGGGCACCGTTCGCGGTCTACAACCCGGAGCTGTGGCACTGGCCCGTGGACTGGCCGCTGGTCTCGATTTCGCCCACGGTGGAGCCGTTCCTGGTCATCGGCTACATCATGTTCTACCTCGGCCCCTATTTCCCGGGCATCGCCATCCTGCGCCGAATTCAGGCCCGTAGGCCCGTCGACTCGTTCGTCTGGCGTCACCCGCTGATCAGCCTGGCCCTGATCATCCTGCCGCTGGGCATCATCATCGACGCGATGCTCGAAGTTACGTTGGTGCGCACCGGCTTTTACATCTACTCCCAGGTCCCTCCGTTGGGGTCCGTCTTCGTAGGCGAGACTTACCAGTTCCCGTTCATCTGGGAGACCGTGATGGTCACCTTCGTGATGGTCCCCGCCGGCGTGCTGCTCTACCGGGACGACACCGGTCGGACCGTCGCCGAGAAGTTGGCCCAACGGGTGCGCATCTTCCCCAATCGTCCCGCGCTCGGCATGTTCGTGGTGATGTTTGTGCTGATCAACCTCGCGTACTTCGCCTACGGCACCGGGTTCGCCATTCTCAAGTGGACCCGGACGTCGACGTCGGTGGCCTGCCCGTGGCCCTACCCCGAGGCGAAAGTCTATGATCCGCAAGGATTTTACGAACAGAACGGACAGCCCGGGCCGTATTCGGTCGGGATCTGGTCGACCTATATGAGCGCTCAGCCCAATGGACGTCCCACCGTACAGCTCGGCGAAAAATCGGACCGGTGCGCTCCCAAACAATGA
- a CDS encoding ABC transporter substrate-binding protein encodes MSYESTAQPIKIGYLFDFLLPEFYPQEMRDDLTRPFDLVFREGVEQRVIDRPVEIIYREVEGLPKGTVKAVIDAYGELVDEGCLVVFGPHISENAVPVKEAIEERFRVPAVNICGSDDWLGEWTFAFPQGSFTDEPIFWADLLAKGGHTEVGVLVEQSLVGESYVKNFRKAAQRKGIRVVAEARLAQTAQDVGDAIRTVYDAKASALVHCGFGFGILFVNSALAELNWDPPRFTSTAFQNAWLNPVLWQAFMGWTGVDQNDEANAVGQQFLDRYEAAYGRRPEYCVPVVNRDVATTLLHAFADAHPLSPRGVKEALERVKMLPAASGAPGTRVSLGKWTRRAWMGAGYLVARRLDADGVNSHLVDRFGTE; translated from the coding sequence TTGTCCTACGAAAGCACAGCGCAGCCCATCAAGATCGGATACCTGTTCGACTTTCTACTGCCGGAGTTCTACCCGCAGGAGATGCGGGACGACCTGACCCGTCCCTTCGACCTGGTCTTCCGGGAAGGGGTGGAGCAAAGGGTCATCGACCGCCCGGTGGAGATCATCTACCGCGAGGTGGAGGGCCTGCCCAAGGGCACGGTGAAGGCGGTGATCGACGCCTACGGCGAACTCGTCGACGAGGGCTGCCTGGTCGTGTTCGGTCCGCACATCAGCGAGAACGCGGTGCCGGTCAAGGAGGCGATCGAGGAGCGGTTCCGTGTTCCGGCGGTCAACATCTGTGGCAGCGACGACTGGTTGGGGGAGTGGACCTTCGCATTCCCCCAAGGGTCGTTCACCGACGAGCCCATCTTCTGGGCGGATTTGCTCGCCAAGGGCGGACACACCGAGGTTGGCGTACTGGTTGAGCAATCGCTGGTGGGCGAGAGTTATGTGAAGAACTTCCGGAAGGCCGCCCAGCGCAAGGGTATCCGCGTCGTCGCGGAGGCACGACTGGCGCAGACCGCCCAGGACGTCGGAGACGCGATCCGTACGGTGTATGACGCCAAGGCCAGTGCCTTGGTGCACTGCGGCTTCGGCTTCGGGATTCTTTTCGTCAATTCTGCCCTGGCAGAGCTTAATTGGGACCCACCGCGATTCACCAGCACCGCGTTTCAGAACGCCTGGCTCAATCCGGTGCTGTGGCAGGCCTTCATGGGGTGGACCGGTGTCGACCAAAACGACGAGGCAAACGCCGTGGGGCAGCAGTTCCTCGACAGGTACGAAGCGGCATACGGGCGCCGTCCGGAATACTGCGTGCCCGTGGTCAACCGCGATGTCGCCACCACGCTGCTGCACGCTTTCGCCGACGCCCACCCGCTGAGTCCGCGCGGTGTGAAAGAAGCGCTGGAGCGGGTGAAGATGCTGCCGGCGGCTTCCGGTGCGCCCGGGACCCGGGTCTCGTTGGGCAAGTGGACCCGGCGCGCCTGGATGGGTGCCGGGTATCTCGTAGCCCGTCGCCTGGATGCCGACGGCGTGAACTCGCATCTGGTCGACCGGTTCGGTACCGAGTAA
- a CDS encoding CbbQ/NirQ/NorQ/GpvN family protein: MSAPASRPFYVAVGNEEKVFKAAFRQGLSVLLKGPTGCGKTRFLEAMAYDVGRPLITVSCHDDLTTADLVGRYLLRGGETEWVDGPLTRAVREGAICYLDEVVEARQDTTVVLHPLSDHRRQLPIERLGQILDAAPGFCLVVSYNPGYQSVLKDLKDSTRQRMVAIEFGFPTPDVEEKIVAHEAGIGADAAAELVRLAQAIRRVENGGLREVSSTRVLISAGRLVAEGLSPREAAAAAIAGPLTDDPHVSNGLREMIDAYLTGPEAGRGN, encoded by the coding sequence GTGTCAGCACCCGCGTCCCGGCCGTTCTACGTAGCGGTCGGCAACGAGGAGAAGGTTTTCAAAGCGGCGTTTCGGCAAGGACTTTCGGTGCTGCTGAAGGGTCCGACCGGTTGCGGGAAGACCCGGTTCTTGGAGGCGATGGCCTACGATGTGGGACGGCCACTGATCACCGTGTCGTGCCACGATGACCTCACCACCGCCGACCTGGTAGGCCGCTACCTGTTGCGAGGCGGTGAAACCGAGTGGGTCGACGGACCGTTGACCCGGGCGGTGCGCGAAGGCGCGATCTGCTATCTGGACGAGGTGGTGGAAGCCCGTCAGGACACCACCGTGGTGCTGCATCCGCTCTCCGACCATCGGCGCCAACTGCCCATCGAGCGCCTCGGTCAGATCCTCGATGCAGCGCCGGGATTTTGCCTCGTGGTCTCCTACAACCCCGGGTATCAGAGCGTTCTCAAGGACCTCAAGGACTCGACCCGTCAGCGGATGGTGGCGATCGAGTTCGGCTTTCCGACGCCCGACGTCGAGGAGAAGATCGTCGCCCACGAGGCCGGCATCGGCGCCGACGCCGCCGCCGAACTGGTGCGCCTGGCGCAGGCGATCCGGCGCGTGGAGAACGGCGGACTGCGCGAAGTGTCCTCCACCAGAGTGCTAATTTCCGCTGGTCGGCTCGTTGCCGAGGGGCTCAGTCCGCGTGAAGCCGCCGCCGCCGCGATCGCCGGTCCGTTGACGGATGACCCGCACGTCTCGAACGGGCTCAGGGAGATGATCGATGCCTATCTGACCGGGCCGGAGGCGGGTCGCGGAAATTGA